A segment of the Panicum hallii strain FIL2 chromosome 1, PHallii_v3.1, whole genome shotgun sequence genome:
AATATTAAGGATAGTAGGTTcagttcatgaggttcatggaCACTACACATGCACGAAAATAATGATCTTTAGCAAGAAAATTGGTTACTTAAGGCACGGGAAACAAAATGGCGCATTGGTGTAGTTGTTGAGAATAGCAACAGATGAATAACCTACACACAGCTCAATACTGTGAGAAGAACCTGGACCAAACGCAATAAAAAAAATAGCAGGAGAATATCAACGCGATCCAATTCATGATGTCCACAAGTTATACATACCAAGCTAAATATAGCCAAAATAAAAGAGCATGAGAATATCAAAGACCATAGGTCTATTTCAAAATGTCCATGGAGAATACGTACACCAAAATATTGATCATTTGTAAGGAAATTAGATTGTTCAAGACGCAAGAAAAAAGATGGCACATTGATATAATTGCTTTGGGAGACATAAGGAGAAGAATAATTTAAAGGAGCCTACGTATGCATACAGCTTACTGCTTTGAGCGGGGAAAAATACTTATGAGAAAAGATTCTATATGTTACTAAATATGTTATTATAATAGCAGAAGCCATACTAGCCGCAGGGTTAGTGCAGACTATCTTGCTAGTTCTTCAGAGTTTAGACTAGGATACGGGTCAATAATATTTCACTCTAATCTAAGCATCAAACACGGTTAGGTTCTCATGGTCGCTACATTTTCCTCATTTTTGTGAATGACCCTCCTAGCCTCCTAGGTAAATATCAGAACATATGTTACGAAAAGATCTCTAATCTTCCTGTCATGTGTCATCAAAATATGTGAAACATACAAATGTGTACAGACAGCAAACTTATAGAGCTCACATGCTGCAGACAACTCCAGTTTCTTCATCCACTTAATCATCAAAGCTACCCTTACCATCGTAAAAGCAGAAAACCCCCAATTCTATTCATCTGCAATGTTAAGATTAGATAATGACAAAGCAGATGTGGCTCTACGGAGGAGAGTATCTTGCATTTGGTACGTTGTATGTTAAATTCGGTTCCAAATAACTGAAAGCACAAAGCACCAGTGGTCTAGTGGTAGAATAGTACCCTGCCACGGTACAGACCCGGGTTCGATTCCCGGCTGGTGCAAGTAAGTTTTTTTTATTATGAAGAAATGTTGCAAGCTACCTGATGTTTACTGTTGTTCTCTTTTTCCCTTTTGGAATTGTAAAATAGCATGACTGTTTCCCAGGGTGCAAGTAAGTTTTTTTTATTATGAAGAAATGTTGCAAGCTACCTGATGTTTACTGTTGTTCTCTTTTTCCCTTTTGGAATTGTAAAATAGCATGACTGTTTCCCAGACtccttaggaattgtttgaagcAGTGATATGTGCTGTGCATACCTATCTAGCATTGCAAATTTTAGAAGTACATCTCTATAGGATTCTTGTATTCAGGAAAACAATAGGCTATTGAAATAGTGGTGTAATGTGTATCCGCCCCTTTCATTCCAAATATCTAGAATTAGGATTCTCCTTTCTTTTTGAAATTCTGAATTAGGATTCTCCAGTTCGAGGAAAAACAACAGGCAATTCAAGATGTACGACTAGCATGAACTTCGGCACTGCATTCCGTCATTTTGCACTGGTACCATTGGCAGATGTCCAGGCCACCTCAATGTTGCTGTTTATGTCGGTGCCTCCATGGTTTTGCTTCCTGATCAATCTTAATGCTCATGAGTAAGTTCAGATGAATCGTCTGAAAACTGTAACTGCACTGAGCACACATCAGGAAATTAAACGCTGCTGTAGGAAGCCAGGCCGTCAGTTTCTCATTCGAATCCATCAGGAGCGCGAACTAGTAGGCACGTAATTTTGTGAAGGAAACGAGGTGACTGCTCATATGAGCCCAGATGACCCTGCTCTGATCGGATCGGAAACGCACGAGTAACCAAGTTTCTCGCACTTAATTCTGGTCCAAGCAGGTGACGCTGCTAACTCGATCTGTCTATCCAATTTTGCTGCTCAGTTAAGCGCGGCCACTGACATACACATCGGCTGGTGGTCGGGTGGCGAGCTGTCACTGTCTCACCGGCGCCATGCATGTAGGATCATGCTAGCTCTGCTATGGAAGGATGTGACGCAACGCCTAATGCCACTTTCTTTCGTTTAGCACAGCGTCTTCATGCACAGCCACAGTTCAGTAGTTCCTTTCCCTTCTCGTTCGACTGTTCTACGATGCATAGACCATTGTTGCCTTCATTTTAGCAACAACTTACGGCGTTGATCTCTAAGGCATAGCTAGGTAATTATCGAGGCtctttatttttcaaaaaattATTGAAGCTCTCTTTAGCTGCTATGTTACACATACGCAGAGCGTTACTAATTCAGGAGTAACGAACACATTATTTGTAATCGAAGAGGTGATTTGTGGTTGTTcatttttttttagaaaaagaaaGGATTCCGGCTTCTACGACTGCACACAGCCAAGTTTTTACAGAGAAAAAAATACGCAAACGACTTGAAAGaatgaaaaataaaatttacTATTGCTCTCCATCCATTCTTGGCTTTAGATATCCAAAACGACAACATCCAATTCCTTGCTTGCCAAACAGATAGTTTTTCTTGTATCCTCACGCTATAGCAGGGACAAAATCGTAACCATTATATATGCTCGCCTGAAGGTAGCCTGCATAAATGAGGTAAATTATTTTCTTTCAAAAATCAAATCTTTACGCGTATGCCAAATTACCCACATAAGAGCTGCAATTTGTGGTACGTCAAGGACCGTGTTTGAAATTTGTAATGCTTTTTTCCTCTTCTACAATATTACACGGCAAAGCTTTTGCCTTCCTTTTGAAGAAAAAATAATCTGTATTAGCCTGTTCAGCTACACTTCACATGCTGCTGCGCTGCAGCATGAAGTGCAGCCGAACAGTTTAAAAGTGCAGCCCGAACCATTTCACCTTTTTTTCAAAGAAAAAATTCGAGTTCTCCTTTCTGTTGGCACATGAGCCGACCAAGATGTGGCCATTACGATTTGAACCCTGGTGAACGATCAAGTAAATTAGAGTTTTAATTTGAGGATAAATTACAGAAACGAATCGTAATAACTCAAGTTTCGGAATGACTACACATGTCTATATATAACATCAATTTATTCTCCCACaagatctgaatatgagacgACATTAACAAAAATTAACAGCTTAAGTAACGATGTAACCCGAAGAAAACTAACAGAGAGCACCACGTTGACAGGGTACCCGCGCGCTACATACATTCACCGGCCGGCGGGCCTACACCTCGACGCTGCACCCCGTGGGCTGCGCGAACTTGAGCGCCGACACGGTGGCGTTGGAGCCTCCGAATCCGCCGGCGGGGTACCCGGCGGAGAGCACGGCTGGGCAGCTGACGAAGAGGTGGTAGCTCCCGGAGACCCAGCTCCCGACCTTCCACTTGATCCGGCCGTCGACCTTGACCTGCAGCGCGACGAACCCGGCAGCGACGTCCTGCTTCATGGCGTCGGCGACGTACCCGGCCACGGGCACGGCCTGGGCCGCCAGCACGGGGGACCAGACGGTGACGTCGCGGTGGCCCTGGTACTGCGGCGGGAGGGACACCGGCGCCGTGACGGGCTCGTCGCGGTAGGTGACGAAGACGTCGAGGCGCTTGTAGAGGATGCCGACGCGGTCGTTGGGGTTGCGGGAGGCGAGCGTCACCTGCGCGGACGCCGAGAGGGACGGGTCGCCGACGCTGATGGGCCGGCGGAGCTGCAGGTCCTGCAGGTAGAAGGACGGCTTGGAGGGGCGCAGCGCGAGGTAGACGACCAGCGCGACGAAGGCCACCACGAGGACCAGCGCCAGCAGGCACGACGCCATGCAGCCGCAGCAGCGGCGCAGGTGGTGCTCGTGCCGGTGGTGGTGCTTCTCCCCCTTGCTCATGGCTGATGGCTGCGCTCTGCTCTGGTCTGGTCTCTGCTCTGCTCAGCTGCGCGGTGGTGGGTGGGTGTCTGGGGCTCTGAGCTGAACCTGCTGTGAGTGTGAGTGAGTGAGGTGTTGTGCAGTGTGGGaaagtgtaatggcttttaAAAATGTGCAGAGGTGGTAGTGGCACACCAATGCAAGCGTGCTGGTACGCAGCGCATGTGTCTAAAAGGTTTGCAGCACAGCGCGGGTGGTTAAGCCTTGCCGCAGGGCAAGGGCTACCGAGCTTGagcagaggaaggggaaagcaaCGTCCCAACCGAAGAAGATTCCTCCATCTGCTAATTCGCTACGTACTTCCTCTTCTTCCAATCAACGGGACGCGGTTGGTGCGGGCCGGGGACCGGGACCGTCTCCTTGGGTTTGCATGTGCCGATGTGCCCGAGCTTTGAGATTCGTGTTGCCTTTTGACCATGCCATGGCAGGAGTGCGATGGAGGTAACTAGCAGCTAGTAGTACACGTGGGCTTGAGGTCCGCTCTGACCGTGCATTCTAGCGAACAGGTACGGTGGCCGACAGTTGCGCATTCATGCTCTCGTGTGGCTGTTGGTTTTTGGTCATCCCTAACTTGCATTACTTACTGCAGTGGATGCTGCTAGTGGTTAGCGTGGGTGCTGTCCCTCCTGACCGTGGCAATTGTCCAGGCGCAGTGGAGAAGGTTGGTGAGGCGTAGCACTGCACGCACGCTCACTCATCATGTTGGTAGTTCCCACGTCGACTCCGATCCGTCCGCCCCACCCCAGGCAAAACGCCGCGAGGGAGCAGCCGGACGGGACGGCCCCAGATCTGTGTCTGCAACGAAATGAGCCTTCCAGTCCATTTCCATCCCCGGCGTAGCATGCCTGCCTGCACTCGATCGTCTGCATTTCCAGATTCTTCCCAAGCCAAGGGTGTCGTTGCGCTCTGTGTGGTGCTGCCCCTGGTTGCTCGGCGGCAGCCTTATCTCCCCCACCGACTGCCTAAATGCATGCTCTGAGCCCTATGGCGCACTCATCATGGACCCTCTGCCATCGGTCTTCCAGATCTCCAAACCCGACCGGGAAATTGGAAAAGGTCACCGGTGAATAATGTTGATCATATCGGCAGTTATTTCGAACAAGTACAGTGGTGACTTTAGGTAGAAAGCTAGCTTTTGGCAATCTTCTTGGCTGCATGGGGCAGGCGCCAATGGACCGTTTTCATGATCTGTTTAAGTGGGATTGGAAAAAAAACAAATCAGTAAAGGAAGAACTACAAAATCAGAATTGGACAAGAAGCCTTTGGAGAATGCAAACAGTAGAAGAGATGGCAAATTTTGTTGAGCTATGGGACCTTGTCCAGGCTGTGCAGCTAACAGATGAGCAAGACCAAATTACTTGGCGATGGACGACTCATGCAAAGTCTGCATACAATGCGCAGTTTCATGGGTCTTATAGCACGTACACAGGGGAGAATATTTGGCGAGGAGAGGCTGAAGGGAAGCACAAGTTCTTTGCTTGGCTTCGATCCAATGCAAGATCCTGACAACAGATAAGCTACTGGCTAGGCAATGGCCATGCAACCCAATTTGCACGCTCTGCAACGAAGAACAAGTCATCATCACATCTGATCTTGCACTGCACTTTTGCTCAGCAAGTTTGGGACAGGATGGAAGTTTGGACACAGTCTATCATCAAGAAGCCGGCTCAGGGTTTCGAAGTAATGGATTGGTGGGAGAAGGAATTGGCACATCTGTCAAAAAAGGCTCGACGACTCAAGGCGGCTCTGATGATCTATGCTGCGTGGAATATCTAGAAGACGAGAAACAAGAAGGTTTTTTAGCAAAAATCGATGACACCAGGGGAGGTGATGCAGGAGATCAAAGCTAAGATGCAGTGCTGGGTTATGGCCTGCGGAAGACCGGAGATATCTTCTTTAGTTCTTTTAATGTTTAAATTCGCTTTCCTAGAGTTCGAGAACTATTTTATTTATGTAACATCGCCAATGTAATATCGTCAGTGTAAGCACTTTGAACATCGTTCTTTTCTCCCTGCTTAAATGACAAAGCGGAGCTCCCGCAATTTCTTCaaattttttttggaaaagGTCATATGTTAAGGGGCCGGGAGTGCATGCATTTCAATGCACCATTCGAATTGAGCGAGGAAGATTGTAGAATTCGACTGTAATTTTCTTTTTTGGCATGATCTATTCTGCACTGGTTCATGCTGATTTATACAGGTTGGTGGGATCATTTCTTCTACTCCAATCTAAACTCGGGTGCATTCTTTGTAAATTAGGGAGGGATCAATCAGTAGACCAGGTCATTAGGACTAATTCGGATCAGATCGAGTCAGCACGACCTTACACTAGGCTGATAAAAAGCAGGCACCGTCCATCTACTGGGCACAGGGGTGGTCCTAGCGCTCTCTTTACAATCCAATTTAGttattatatatttttagcttaaAATTGTATAAAATTAGAATCCGGCTACTAGATTATCTAGTCTAAAATTTAAACCAACTCTAACTCTAACTCTAACTGGGCATGCACGTACCTACCGTTGTATCTTTAGCCCTAGGCCCATGTGCAGTTGGTAGCCACCGGAAAGAATTGTTATtgtttttctttcaaaaaaaaggaATTGTTGTTTTCAACCTCGAATCTTCTCCCTTCCCGTCTTTGATTTCTGCCCGCGGCATCATGCACGCGTGGGCCTCACCCAGTTCTTCATGGCGAAGCTGTTTCACCTCTCTTGAGGCGCGCATCAAGACGCCGTCTAACAAACGGCATCTACCAAAGCTTATGTATAAGCCAGTTTCCTGTACCAAAGCTGTTTCCTTACTTGGATAAAGTTCGTCAAAGCGGCGTCTTGCCCATGTACAGtattatttttctttttgagAAAGCCCATGTATTATTGGTATAATCATTAATCAAAGAGTAGGGTAGCCCTGTGCCCCTTGACTCTTTTCCTCTCCCCTTTTAGAGGTAGAGGGGCCACCATTACTAAACTGGGCTTGGATCTCAGTTGGGCTTTATATCTGTCATTGGTCCTCTTCTGGCGCCTTGAGGCCCGTGCCGGTCCCCATTCCCAGCTAAAATTAAAAATTCCTTCTCAGCTAGAGAAAAGATATCTCCATGTGAACGCAGCACAACCACATAGAATTAAGAAACATCAGGAGATCACCAGACGCCATCATAATTTGAAATGAACACATGATAAAACCTACTAATGGTGGAGAAATAGCAACCAGCAGAAACCAGAATCAAAGTGCGACCACAGCTCAACGCATCGCTTAGGAGATCGTCAAAGCGCTGCATCTTCACTGGCAAATGGAAGAGCATCAAACGAGCAGATCGCAACCGCTAAACGGCAAGCCAACCAAGCTTGCTTCACTTCGTCAGTTCTCAAATCTGGGAGTCAAACTGCAGCACTCTACGAGGTAAACTAAGCTGGTAACCTCTGTAATTCTCCGCAACGACAGACTACTCTCCTAGTCAACGATAGGACCTCAACTCAAATCTATGCTTGGGTAAGGTTAGTGAAAAGTCATCTAGGGTAATGCCTCGATTTTTCTTCTAAGAGGTGTCGGGGCCAACCACTGTCACAGACCGTAGCCGCCTCTCGGGGAGACTGAGCTGCCGTTCAGGCTGAGCTTTGTCATGTCAGGCATCTGCCAATTGACTGCTGACGCGTCTCCATAAGGGCTCGGGTTATAACAGGAAGTGACGCTTCTGCTCCTGCGGTGACGGCCGGACATCTGCTTCAACCTCTCAGCTTCGTTCTTTAGTGCCTGCGTCTGACCTGCAGATTTCATTTCAAAAACATTCATTTAGGTGAGTCTGAACCATGTTCCAGGACCATCATACTCTAGTCTAGACACATAATCAAAGCATTTCATACTCATTGACAGACATTAGGAAGGAATACCAAATAGTTGCAATAATGCAAAcaatttctttttctttgggGAATTAATTCCAAAAGGAACTACATAATCAACTTGCATCAGATTAGGCTGCACCAAAATGAAAATTccatttcaaaattatccataTCAAAACAATAAAACAGAAATTCCT
Coding sequences within it:
- the LOC112900421 gene encoding NDR1/HIN1-like protein 1, encoding MSKGEKHHHRHEHHLRRCCGCMASCLLALVLVVAFVALVVYLALRPSKPSFYLQDLQLRRPISVGDPSLSASAQVTLASRNPNDRVGILYKRLDVFVTYRDEPVTAPVSLPPQYQGHRDVTVWSPVLAAQAVPVAGYVADAMKQDVAAGFVALQVKVDGRIKWKVGSWVSGSYHLFVSCPAVLSAGYPAGGFGGSNATVSALKFAQPTGCSVEV